The Oceanicaulis alexandrii DSM 11625 DNA segment CCAGCACGGCCTGTCTGGGAGACGGCATGTGGTTTCTGGCGCTGATCAAGCCGATCATGCGTCTGTTTGGCGGCTGGCCAGATTTTCAGATTTTCCGCCAAACACGGCTGATCGACGAAATGCGGCAGGCGGGGTTTGACATCACCTATACCCACCGTCCGGCGAAAGCGCCGACGGTGTTTGTCATCGCCCGCAAGCCTTTGCTCTAGCTTCGAACCTTCACGTACTCCCCCGGCGCCGGGCAGAGCGGTTCTCTGACGCCGCCTCCCGGTTGCCGGGCGGGAACCTGTTCATCACTGAGCGCCAGCAGCCAGTCTCGCCAGTGCGGCCACCAGGAGCCGGGATACTCGACTGCATCCTTCATCCAGTCTTCGCGCGTTTCAGGCAGCTTGGTGTTGATCCAGTGCTGATATTTCTGGGCGTCGGGATGGTTCACCACGCCGGCGATATGGCCTGAGCCCGCCATCATGTATTCAACCGGTCCGCCAAACAGGCGGGCCGATCGGTACACGCTGTCGGCCGGAGCGATATGGTCTTTCTGGCTCGCCTGCATGAAGATCGGGATCTGGACGTCTTTCATGTTCAGCAGATGACCGTCCAGCTCCAGCTTGCCCTCCGCGAGCAAGTTCTGGCGATAGAACGCATTCAGATAAAACAGATGCAGCGCCTTGGGCATGCGGGTTTGATCGGCGTTCCAGTATAGAAGATCAAAGGCTTGCGGCTCTCGGCCCAAGAGATAATTCTTGATCACGAACGACCACACAAGATCGTTCGAACGCAGCATGTTGAAGGTGTCCGCCATGGTGCGGCCGTCCAGAACGCCGCCCTGAGCGTCCATCAGGCGTGAGATTTCAGCGATCCATTCTTCATCCGCGAAGACGAGCAAGTCACCGGCGAGCTTGAAGTCATGCTGGGCGGCGAAGAAGGTCGCGGAAGCGATGCGGTCATCGTGCTCGACCGCCATCCAGGCCAGCGCCGTCCCCAGCATGGTGCCGCCGATGCAATACCCGACCGTGTCGACCTGATGTTCTCCGGTCACCTCTTCAATCACTTCGAGCGACTGAAACAAGCCTTCTTTGATGTAGTCCTGGAACGTCACGTCCTTCATGGACGCATCAGGGTTCACCCAGGAAATCAGGAAAACCGTGAAGCCCTGTTCGGTCAGCCAACGGATCATCGAGCTCTGCGGGCGCAGATCGAGAATGTAGAACTTGTTGATCCACGGCGGGGCGATCAGCAAGGGTCGCTTGCGAACCTGCTCCGTCACCGGTTCGTACTGGATCAGTTCCATCACCCGGTTGCGATAAACCACCTGGCCAGGCGTCGTGGCGAGGTCCTTGCCGACTTCAAAGCCCGTCATGTCGGTCTGGCTGAGCGCCAGGCGGCCGTCGCCGCGTTCCAGGTCTTCCACCAGACGCATCAGGCCGCGCGTCAGGTTTTCGCCCTTTGTCTTGACGATTTCTTCCAGCACCTCGGGGTTGGTGAGGGCGAAATTGGTCGGGGCGAGGGCGTCCACCAATTGCTGGGTGAGAAACTGGACCTTGCGTTTGGTCGCTTCATCAACCCCTTTGGCGCCTTCCACCAGACCCATCAGAAATCTCTGATTGAGCAGATAGGACTGCTTCATGGCGTCAAACAGCGGATGATCGCGCCAGGCGTCAGATTTCCAGCGCTTGTCAGCGGGGTCAGGCGTGATCACCGGATCCGACGCTTCACCGCTCATCATCCGGCGTGTGGCGTTCGACCACAGATCCAGATACCCGGCATAGAGGTCTGCCTGGGACTGCATGAGCAATTCAGGGTCAGACAGGATATGCTCCCAGGTGTTCAGCACCTCTGGATTGGCGTGAAGCGGGTCGGCCTGAGGCATCATGGACGGATCGCCTTCCAGCGACCGGCGCACGCGCTCACTCAGGAGCTTCTGACCGCTCAAGGAGGCCTTGAGCACATTGCGAGAAATTTCGTCCAGCTTCTCCAGATACGCTTGAGGCATATGGCTCAGGAGTTCGTCCTGCTGATCGGGCTGCGGCGGTTTCGGAGCATCGGCTGAAGTCTTGCTCTTGGCTTTCGCCGCAGAGGCTTTGGGAGCCCGCTTGGTCGTCGGCTTTTTCGCCTTCGAGACGGACGCTTTCGGAGTCGATGTCTTTTTCGGTTCGGCTTGCGATCCGTCAGAGGACTTGGAAGATGATTTGCGCGTTGTCA contains these protein-coding regions:
- the phaC gene encoding class I poly(R)-hydroxyalkanoic acid synthase, whose amino-acid sequence is MTTRKSSSKSSDGSQAEPKKTSTPKASVSKAKKPTTKRAPKASAAKAKSKTSADAPKPPQPDQQDELLSHMPQAYLEKLDEISRNVLKASLSGQKLLSERVRRSLEGDPSMMPQADPLHANPEVLNTWEHILSDPELLMQSQADLYAGYLDLWSNATRRMMSGEASDPVITPDPADKRWKSDAWRDHPLFDAMKQSYLLNQRFLMGLVEGAKGVDEATKRKVQFLTQQLVDALAPTNFALTNPEVLEEIVKTKGENLTRGLMRLVEDLERGDGRLALSQTDMTGFEVGKDLATTPGQVVYRNRVMELIQYEPVTEQVRKRPLLIAPPWINKFYILDLRPQSSMIRWLTEQGFTVFLISWVNPDASMKDVTFQDYIKEGLFQSLEVIEEVTGEHQVDTVGYCIGGTMLGTALAWMAVEHDDRIASATFFAAQHDFKLAGDLLVFADEEWIAEISRLMDAQGGVLDGRTMADTFNMLRSNDLVWSFVIKNYLLGREPQAFDLLYWNADQTRMPKALHLFYLNAFYRQNLLAEGKLELDGHLLNMKDVQIPIFMQASQKDHIAPADSVYRSARLFGGPVEYMMAGSGHIAGVVNHPDAQKYQHWINTKLPETREDWMKDAVEYPGSWWPHWRDWLLALSDEQVPARQPGGGVREPLCPAPGEYVKVRS